GATTTGTGTCCTTATTATAAACGGGAAGTATTTTTCTTTCATGTATTGTTATTATCAAGGGAATGACGGTGCAGGTATCTGTTTGCCGAATGCTAtcagtgaaaaaaggaaaaggaaaaacctGCTGGATTGTAGAAGTCTCCTTTGATTGTGTTATCCGTGGAAGCCAATTAAGTTTAGGTAAGTGGCAGAGCTTATTTATCCTTAGAAAAACATCCTCATCCCCTTACAAGGAATCTGTTATTACATCATTGCCATGCAACAATTGCCTTTTATTTGGCTTTAACACTTATCATATCTAGCTcctcacaaatatttttatttcccctTCTTCCTGtgggatttgtgtgtgtgtattttgtggAAAAGCTTTGTCATTAGACTGGGACTGCTGTTTACACTAACAAGCAACATCTCTAGCAGAAAGAATAAAACCAAAATAGCACATTTGCACTTTAATGATGtccatagaaaaataaaatatcaaatctTAATAAAGTAGACTCAGCAAACCAAAGGCAATTTACCATCTAACGGGAAGGACGTTTTGCTTCCCCAACTAGAAAAATATATACGTATAAAATTAAGAGGTCTCTGGCAACTGTTTGATATTATAATACAGATTATACAGCTTATTCACAATATACACATAGCAGGTTACCATAGCAAAGGGCTGAATGCTAACATTTTTTGCTGTCCAGAAAACAGATCTGACAAAtggggagaaaaataaaaatataaagcctgtaaaatatattatacatttctggtTTTGTAATACTGATGTGGAAACAATAACACTGGTTGCAGTTTATGGAACAATAGATgagaagagaaaaaggaaagatggCTTCTGCTTCCATTTTTGTCTTCTTGTTTGATTCCTGTGCATTCAACATcaaatcagcagaaaaagaaatTTCCAGTTTCTACGTGCACTTTGGTTTTACTATGGAAAGGAGGAACTGCCCCATAACTTCTCTTAAATCTGTCATTTCTGGGTTTCTCCCTCAGTAGCAGGTTTTTAATTCTTGCAGCttgttctgcctttttcagtgtCTGTGTATTAAAAGATGTTGTTCCCCCAGAAGGTAGAGAGGTGATGTTCTAGGGCCTAGGCAATGGCCCCCGCATAGTCTAAAGGCGGCCGTAGCATCTTTTTAATCACAGTCTGGTCttcccgaagccacaaaaggccAAGTCTGAAAGGAAGAAGTTGAGAATCCAGTGTAAGTCTTGAAAAATGTCATATGAGCAGTTCTTTGGCTTCTGTTGAAAATAATCATTGAATCTCAATGGattttaaatattcagatttatGCAACAAAGATTTCTGAAAGTCTTTAGACAACATTTGGAACATgcccaaattatttttccttaatgtaataactaaaaataaaaaaagcaggaGGTCCTAAAATCTTGAAACACGAATCAAAAATATTACGTTCAAaaattttttacgtttttcatcaaaaaacatattacataatATTGTAATTGTGAAAACTGCTTCCAGTgaaggaattttttaaaagataCACATTTCACACCAGGTCCCTtgacccacagcaaccaatcaacagttaGCACTTATTGaacacctgtttgaaagcatctgattggttgctataggttactagacatGATGCaagctttgcaacttttattataatacccaCAATcatccatatacagtacattcgaGATACTATAATGTGGCACTAACCCTACAACACCTCTAGAAGGCTTTATACAGTAGGTGTATCACTCCCTAACTCTTTTCTCTAAATTCTTTGTGAATAACAATACAATGGGGCACAAACATGGATATACAATTTAAAGAAATCTAcatatgtatatttgtgtgtgtgtgtgtttataatgGCTCTCTTTACAGATGAACAGATGGCTGGTAACATTATGTTTTactagttaaaggggaaatacatagTTTAACCACTTAGAACCGATTAAACTTTTTTAAGATTGACTATATTGAATGCTTGATTGTTATACTTTCGCATCTTGCGTCTTGCAGCAGTAATTTTAATAATGCCCAAACTGACACTCACTTTTTACTAGCAGGAGGTGGGaactgtgagttgtagttcatcaaCAGCTTGAGAACCATGTTCTGGATGTCCCTgctgtatatacaaaaaaatggaaaaaaaaccaaactctggttgttgatctacaactcccagcaacatgTACCTGGGGTCTCTATAGCTCAAGCAGTGTTACAGTCCTTCTGAGATATTCAGCATCACAACAAATCTAGCAGAGTATGCCACCCCCTGAAGCAGCTGACAATATACCCTACTGCTGCAACAATCGCAAACATGCTGGTCTAAAGCACATTCAATTGAAAATTAcaaaggcaggggtgtccaaaaggtagatcgggtcCTACCAGTAGACCTATAGTTGGTGATCagcagatctcaagacactgtcaacaaacagcttgtctaactcaccctcctgtttcattcttttcattcagatatttattatgttatggctacataagaaatagttgtttgttaaatataacaatatactttttcccataaatcaatattttagtaatattttctatgaaacaaaatgaaaacaatgcttttatggatgtagatcataatgggacaacatcactaaaagtagaccacaTATTAGGAAAGTAAGGGCACTCCTGTACTTAGGGAAGCTGTGATACTTTTATCATGCATATAAAGGCAGCATTGTCCATTACCATGAGGCAGCCCTGGAAGCCGACTGGTGCTGGCTGTATGGCAGCTTCATTCTTACCAGGTTGACTGGATGCACAAAGCTATTCTCATATCTGTCCTCCTGCAGCAGCTGCCGGAGATGTGCAATGTAACTGGAGGCAAGTCTGAGTGTGTCCAGTTTGGAGAGTTTGGTGTCAGGGGGCACCCAGGGTAGGCTGGTCTTTAGCCTTGAGAAGGCTTTGCTAAGCACCCGCATGCGGGCTCTCTCCCTGGCATTGGCTGCGTTCCTTTGGGATTGTTTGCCGTCTTTGGAGGATCGGGAAGGCTGCTTCTTGTCTGGACTCTGTAAGCCCCTGGATATTCTCTTTCTTTTCCCACTGGATGATTCAGTGATTCCTTCTTCCTCTGAGTTCTCTGCTGAGTGGTCCAGCATTAGCAGCTCACTAGTTCCTGCTCGCTTGGCTTTGGGATATGGTAACTGTAGCACCCTTAGCTCCAGTAGGTCTTCAGTGTCACTCACAGATCCCGTGGACATGACTCTAGCGTCCTATCAATGCCCAGCCACAGGACCACAGGATTCCCTTAGTGTGACAGCCCAGCCTCACATAATTCTATAGCTCTCTGCTTTCTCTCTACTCTTCTACCAGTGATCCAGTAACAGTCCAGCAACCCATCTATATAACTGGGAGGAGAGTGGGAGTGGGCAAATACTGGGGTGGCAACACAGAAGGAGggagtctctttctctctctctctctctctctctctctctctctctctctcgctctctctctctctctctctctctctctctctctctctctctctctctctctctctctctctctctctctctctctctctctctctctctctctctctctctctctctctctctctctctctctacaatatAAACCATTGTTGATGATATTTAAGTGTGACTTTTTTAATTCATTCAGAGTCAGTTCTCAACCCATCTCAGCAATGCTCTATCTGGAATTGCTATGTGTGTTTTTCCTGACTGCTGTGCTCATCTGCTGCCCTTACAGTGTTACCTACTGAATATATGCACAGATTTTTAGTCATTAAATAATCTAGGTTTCTGCTTGGAGCTCACTGGCTTCCTAACAGCACAGatatcagtatttattttatatttgtatgtcaTGTTTTTATTGCAGAAAATAATCAGACTAATAAAATCATACTTgcaaacataatacaggtatgggatccgttatccagcaattatccagaaagctcagaattacagaaaggctgtctcccatagactccaaataatccagatattttaaaattgtattatttttctctgtaataattaaacagtacctagTACACAAGAATAACTaggatataatttatccttattggaagcaaaatcagcctactgggtttatttaatgtttacatgattttctagtagacttaaagtatgaagatctgaattatggaaagatccattatcctgaaaaacccaggacctgagcattctggataacaggtcccatacctgtacagataatATAAACAAACACAGTGTTATGGTTACTTGTTATTTTATGATCTAGCTCCaaggaaaatatttaatttcaatggttttaaagttatttgtaaaactaACTGCCATTAAAAGGCATATCTGTCAGTATGTCCTATATATCTGTCTGTATATTCCCTGCActcttggttctgactcctgaagcaatgtgTGCAAGTCAGCTGACAGACCATTAGACAATCTGACTCCTGTTACCATGcatatttagttttttatgtTACAGTAGATCAAGAGAGCAATAAACAAAACTCTGTACATTCACAAAACAAGTTTAAAACCCACTGAAAATTGGCAATGAATGTATAGAAgttgttatttcttttattatgcaaatacaGAGCAGTTTTTAGGTGGAGGGCCAGTGGgatgtgtcaataggtgcagcagacttAGCCAAAATAAagtaagcaaataaagttctgtcttgcacaaaaaagggcattaactcaagggatgaaaacataattatgcctctttataggtccctgttgaggcctcatctggagtatgtagttcagttttggactccagtccttaagagggatataaatgagctagagagagtgcagagactaagtgcaactaaactggttagagggatggaagacttaaattatgagggtagactatagtgatgggcgaatttattcgccaggcgcgaattcgcagcgaatttgtgcaattcgccgccagcgaataaattcaggaaacgcccgcgaaaatttgcggcaaaaattggggcgccggcgtcaaaaagcgaaattcgcaaatttttcggcaaagcgaaacggcgcaaattcgcccatcactagtagactgtcatggttggggttgttttctctggaaaaaaggcgcttgcgaaggggacatgattacactttacaagtacattagaggacattatagacaaatagcaggggacctttttacccataaagaagatcacAGTACccgaggccacccctttagactagaagaaaagaactttcatttgaagcaacgtaggagcTGACGCTGATGGCTGCATGTCTGGctccccccagctttgtgccctaggcacatgtgtactctgcctactctgcctacccctatttccagccCTGATTATGCTTAAAATGGCGACTTGTGTTGGAAATTACCCTCTGCACTTTACCCTTGAGGTCATAAATGAGTCCTATAGCATAAAATGAGACGTAGGGTTGACTTTTTGCACTGCACCCAAAGATGATGGAATTCTTGGAACATGtagtgcattgtgggtataagATCAAATGTTGCTGTTTTTCTCACTTCACACAATGGTTGCTCTCCGCAAATAAAGCCATATACTCAGTTTAAACATATCCTTTACCCAACCCTCATACTTATTGATGTGCTGCTATGAGTTGTGGGTGGGATGACAGGAGTTATAGCTCAGAAAGTACTAGAAAACTTCCAACTGGCCCTAAGTGCAAGAAAATGTGACTTCATAAATAGTAGATACCTTAAAAAAATTTCCTCCGGGAAAAGCAATAATGACTGATAATTTGTAATGCAAAAGATCTGAAACACAAAGCTTTTCTAACAACTTTGTGAAGAGATATCAGTTATCCataaaaacaaatccaaataaaaatgacCGGATGTTTTTAGTTCCTtcataaaaattgattttttttggataaactcTCCCTTTAATGGAacgttggtgtttttttttttttacatttccctggaCCTGAAACTGTATCTGCATACAATTACTTTGCTGGTTTATCTGATCTGCGCAACAGGTGCAGGGAAGTTGTGACTTGGGAATTGTTTCCCAGTGTTTTCATAAAAATGATCTCAGCCATCTCTAAATTTCAGGCATGCTGGTTGTCCCGCGTTTAATCAGGTTTCTGCGCTTCTGTGTTACAGCCCCACAGCCTCCTCATTAATTGCAATCTGCCTTACTACATGCTTATGATTCTTTCTCATTGGTATTATTTTGTGAGCTCTGGCACATACCATGTGAGCCTGGACATAAAGTAAATTGCTGAATTTCACATAGGAACTGTCAGAGCTAAATCCTGAAATCCTGAAGGTTTCGGAGTGTTGAAATATCCCAATGAAGTCTCACTGCAACTGGATCTCTTGAACTCAACTTGACTCAGGCCGTGTAGTAGAGGGGCAGCCACCAACACACCCGCCACCCTCTTATTCACACCATTTTCTGCTGCTTTATAACTCAAACATATGGACTTCCATCAGAGAAAGCAGTTTTAGACATGCATGCATTTGTTTACAACTAGTAAGCCTATTTATTTAgaattattcattcattcatgctTTCATCATTGGGTTCAGTACTTGATGCAGTGGGTGGTTGATGAGTGCTCTGAGGGTCAATACACAACATAGTGAATAGATATTGAAATCAATATTGTATCAGCGGTGGAGGACTAattcctgttattcagaattctctggacctggggttttccggggtctttcagtaatttgaatctccctatgttgtctgctaaaaaaattatttaaaaattaagcgggttatttattaaagtctgaatggcaaaaactcaaaaaatctaattttttcttactataaaatgcaaatttttgtggaaaataaaacttacatttttcgagatttattataccccgaggatagaaaaagtttgaatcagaaaatccggcatctcagacttgctgaggttgtatgtaagtcaatgaGAAAGGTTCCTATGCATTTTGGAAATTAATGTGGTCTTCGCTGAAATTTGACAATTtgactattttagactttttaggcaaaaatcaaaaaaaaatgggTCTTTTCgtgaaaaaccctgaaaaaatggAGCAATTTGGCAAAAAACTCAAACAAAATCGTACGATTTGTGTTTTCGCTTGAATTTATTAAGTTTGCCCCTGACCCGATCTTAttagggtcaagtacaatgtactgttttattactacaaggaaaagggaaatcatttttatcttattaaaatggagtctgtgggagatggccttcctgtaattcggaactcTCTGGGGAATGGGTTTCCGGCTAATGGAATCCATGAAAAAGCCATATATATCAGTctacccaaaaataaaataactgattgattgctatgggttactagaactgatgcaaacatttttacttttattagatTGCCCCCATGCAACTTGTAAATGACATCAGATGTAGGTACAACAGTTGTGTAATTACAACCTTGTGTTTCCATGTTCCCCCTCCCTGACACCTAAGATAAAGAGCATACTTTAtagaatatttgcatttattcatactgtaTGAGAAAGTGGTGGCTATTTAATGCCTAGTGGCTTCAAGTAGCTCTAGTACTACTATTGTACAGGTGTATAGTAGCAATGTGTATGAGCTGTTCCTACTACTGTACATCCAACATGTTGACATGACTGATCACTGACTGTAACAAGGGCCATAAGGCACATAGCACTATGATGGAAGCATTATACACACACTTTATAGTTACACCTCAGTATGAATGGGTATTTCCAAATTTCTGAAGTCATACCCAAGAAGCACCCAGAATAACAAATACGAGTCATTCATTAGACCTGCCTCCTCCGACCAGGACATACCCTGTTGGGCAGTCTCATACAGTCCATCAtatcagtatacaggtatgggatctgttattacaggaagaccatctcccagagactccattttaatcaaataattcaaatgatttcctttttctctataataataaaacagtaccatgtacttgatccaaactaagatacaatcaaTCCttatttatgacaaaattattgggtttaattgaaatgtttttttttagaagactttaggtatggagaaagatcccttatttggaaaaccccaggtcctgagcattccagcTGCCAAAAAACAAGCAGGCAGCTGACAGCGTGGTGGTAGGGAAATGCTGACACCAGGACCAGGCCCTCTGAAGTTTTTACTAAGGGGGGCGGTCCTCGATAGTTACGCAACTGgtctcaggtaagtgattattagggatgagcgaatctgtcccgtttcacttcaccaaaaattctcaaaactgaattacttagacaggggcccagggaatgtgcactgattaatttggccaagtcagtagcacttcccctatgctttaatacatttttacttagccttaggagtgcttccacaacccacctttgtattttttaaagagcGCCACAATTTTTCTTACTCAAAGTGCATTCACATCAATGGGCGTGTTTCcctatggtgacttttttcctccaaatgtattaaagtcattgggtgtttttttatggtgactatttgtccaaatgcattaaagtcaatgagcgttttttcttatggccattttttctcagcaaatttGTCCGAGCAGTTTCCTGAAAAAAATGCATATGGCAAAATTCGGAATTTTGTTGTGAATCCATGGCCAGTGATTATGATCCCTAACAAATTGTAAGATCCCAGTGATtacaccttttcttctcctttaagcaaatgagGGTTGatattcagttcgggattctttTGATatttgccaaatccaaaaaatgatgTAGTTGGTTCCCCATTGATGGATACACATAATGGCAATAGGATTTACCATCATGTCGGAAAGGAATCTGTAAAATTttaagcaaatggatttttttggatGAATTTTTGGAAATTGGGTCACTTGGGCCTAAATACATATCCAGGTTGGCTCATATATTGGAAAGACATTGCTCTGGCAGAACCATATTGTTCAGCTGACACTGCCAGGATCATAGAAATTGTAATTCAAGGACAGTCTCCCTTAGGGAGAAGATTATGTATATATAGAATTACATCCTTAAAGTGTCACAATTATAGCTGTGGAAATTTGTACTCTGAAAAATGGTTTTCAGGGTAGCCAAGAAGCATGTCTGGTCTCACCAAGAACCATTAGGTATATATTGTGATCAATTGTTTAAACTTTGAGGTTTACTGCGTAAATAACACAATAGAAAATGTTATGTGTTACATTCCCCGTTATTTATAACATTGTAAGGTAATTGGAACAAATTATTTGCAAGAGAAAATCCTCTTTTGTTGCCAGGTAACAGTTTAAAACAAATAGTGGCTTATTTAGCTCAGGCCTATGACCTTGGCTTGTCAAGTTAAATTCCCTTAACTAAACATTACACAATACTTCCAGGTGCAGGAGCACAATTCTCACTGTTAAGGATACTCATGCAATAGTGACCCAGGTCAGATTGACAACCTGTGGCTCTCCAAACAAGTACTATGGCAAAAACTGTACATTCCATATGTTTTTATCATCAATGAAATCAGCAGATTGAAATCAGCAGAACTTCTCCCTTATCCTCAGGTTATGAGGATAAGGGAGAGGTTTTTGTCTAATGTAACCAGTTACAGCAGATATTGGTCAATATACAATTTGCATCCCTAAAGACAGAATGGTCCATATACTCATTTACTCTATGCAGGGGTACCAGCACTAGAGGACTAAGCAAACCAAAATCATACCCCATGCATTTAGCAATATAATTTTGCCCCTGCCTatatttaaaggagcaataacaccaccaaatgaaagtgtttttaaataaattaaaataaaaccagtCAAACTGGTTTGCAAATAAAACTAAAGTTTTATTGAAATTTCCATACAATATTTCCAGCGACCCTCCACCATTCTCTAGTGTAAtggtccccaaccattggcttggGAGttacaagttgctcaccaacccctttcgatgttgttcccagtggcctcaaagcaggtgcttatttttgaatttctggcttggaggcaagttttagttgcataaaaatcaggtgtactgccaaacagtggctcatgtaggctgccagtctacactgggctaccaaatagccagccCTAATTTTGTCTAGAAGCATTTCCATGCTT
This is a stretch of genomic DNA from Xenopus laevis strain J_2021 chromosome 6S, Xenopus_laevis_v10.1, whole genome shotgun sequence. It encodes these proteins:
- the msc.S gene encoding musculin-like isoform X2; the encoded protein is MSTGSVSDTEDLLELRVLQLPYPKAKRAGTSELLMLDHSAENSEEEGITESSSGKRKRISRGLQSPDKKQPSRSSKDGKQSQRNAANARERARMRVLSKAFSRLKTSLPWVPPDTKLSKLDTLRLASSYIAHLRQLLQEDRYENSFVHPVNLTWPFVASGRPDCD
- the msc.S gene encoding transcription factor 21-like isoform X1 — its product is MSTGSVSDTEDLLELRVLQLPYPKAKRAGTSELLMLDHSAENSEEEGITESSSGKRKRISRGLQSPDKKQPSRSSKDGKQSQRNAANARERARMRVLSKAFSRLKTSLPWVPPDTKLSKLDTLRLASSYIAHLRQLLQEDRYENSFVHPVNLVRMKLPYSQHQSASRAAS